The following are from one region of the Coffea eugenioides isolate CCC68of chromosome 2, Ceug_1.0, whole genome shotgun sequence genome:
- the LOC113763577 gene encoding cationic peroxidase 2-like, which yields MEASHLSKISTFLFLLFASAATLALGQGTRVGFYLTSCPRAESIVQSTVRTHFQSNPKIAPGILRMHFHDCFVQGCDGSILIDGAGTEKTAPPNLLLRGYEVIDDAKRQLEQACPGVVSCADILALAARDSVVLSNGPGWPVPTGRRDGRVSLASDTANLPGFRDSVDLQKQKFAAKGLNTQDLVALVGGHTIGTVACQFAQYRMYNFNSSVTVDPSISPSFLSQFQSLCPANGDASKRVALDTGSENRFDNSFFGNLQSGRGILESDQMLWTDPSTRTLVQRFLGIRGLLGLTFSVEFARSMVKMSSIGVKTGTDGEIRKVCSAIN from the exons ATGGAAGCTAGCCACCTTAGCAAAATCTCTacgtttttgtttcttttgttcgCCTCGGCTGCAACCTTGGCATTAGGCCAAGGAACGCGAGTTGGGTTCTATTTAACTTCATGCCCTCGAGCTGAATCCATTGTTCAATCTACTGTGAGGACACATTTTCAGTCCAACCCTAAAATTGCCCCGGGAATACTTAGGATGCACTTCCACGACTGTTTCGTCCAGGGCTGCGACGGTTCTATCCTCATTGACGGTGCAGGCACCGAGAAAACTGCCCCGCCTAATCTTTTGTTAAGAGGATATGAAGTGATTGACGATGCTAAGCGCCAGCTTGAGCAAGCATGTCCTGGGGTCGTTTCTTGTGCAGACATTCTTGCTCTAGCTGCCCGTGATTCTGTTGTGCTG AGTAATGGGCCCGGTTGGCCTGTGCCAACAGGACGAAGAGATGGCCGAGTGTCACTAGCATCCGATACCGCAAATTTGCCGGGATTCAGGGACTCCGTTGATCTTCAAAAGCAGAAGTTCGCCGCGAAAGGTCTCAATACACAAGACCTCGTGGCCCTTGTTG GGGGACATACGATTGGAACAGTAGCTTGCCAATTCGCCCAGTACAGAATGTACAACTTCAATTCCAGCGTGACGGTTGACCCTTCCATCAgtccctcttttctttctcaatTTCAGTCACTTTGTCCGGCAAATGGTGACGCCTCCAAGCGTGTGGCCCTAGACACCGGCAGTGAAAACAGGTTCGACAACTCTTTCTTCGGAAATCTTCAGAGTGGTCGGGGTATCCTAGAATCAGATCAAATGCTGTGGACAGATCCCTCCACCAGAACCCTTGTGCAACGATTTTTAGGGATAAGAGGCTTGCTTGGCTTGACGTTCAGTGTGGAGTTTGCAAGGTCCATGGTGAAGATGAGTAGCATTGGTGTTAAGACAGGCACTGATGGTGAAATTCGCAAAGTCTGCTCGGCTATAAATTGA